A window of the Archocentrus centrarchus isolate MPI-CPG fArcCen1 chromosome 17, fArcCen1, whole genome shotgun sequence genome harbors these coding sequences:
- the klhl24a gene encoding kelch-like protein 24a, translating into MVLILGRRLNREDSGIRDSPAVKRKVFEVECKNIASQDVLDFCSGSSHSEGILQVFNEFRDCRLFTDVVISVQGREFPCHRAVLSACSSYFRAMFCNDHRESREMLVEINGILAEAMDSFLNYVYTGRAKITTENVQFLFETSSLFQITTLRDACAKFLEDQLDPCNCLGIQRFADAHSLKQLASRCRSYALANFSEVVLHEEFLDLHKEELEEYINSDELSVCKEEFVFEAVMRWVYHSVESRRPILKALLHHVRLPLLHPSYFVQTVEGDQLIQTAPECYQLLHEARRYHVLGNEMMSPRTRPRRSTGYTEVIVVVGGCERVGGFNLPYTECYDPVTGEWKSLAKLPEFTKSEYAVCALRNDILVSGGRINSRDVWMYNSQLNLWIRVASLNKGRWRHKMGVLLGKVYAVGGYDGQSRLSSVECYDSFSNRWTEVAPMKEAVSSPAVASCAGKLFVIGGGPDDETCSDKVQCYDPETDSWLLRANIPIAKRCISAVSLNNLIYVCGGLTKSIYCYDPVEDYWMHVVQSFNKQESCGMSVCNGKIYILGGRGENGDATDTILCYDPATGIITGAATMPRAISYHGCVTIHRYNDRYFKS; encoded by the exons ATGGTATTGATTCTGGGCAGAAGGTTGAACAGGGAGGACTCTGGAATCAGAGACTCACCAGCTGTCAAGCGCAAG GTGTTCGAGGTTGAATGCAAAAATATAGCCAGCCAGGATGTCCTGGATTTCTGCTCTGGATCCTCACACTCGGAGGGCATTCTGCAGGTGTTCAATGAATTCCGTGACTGCCGCCTTTTCACCGATGTGGTCATCAGCGTGCAGGGCCGTGAGTTTCCCTGCCACCGCGCTGTGTTATCTGCCTGCTCTTCCTACTTCAGAGCCATGTTCTGTAATGATCACCGCGAGAGCCGTGAGATGCTTGTCGAGATTAATGGCATCCTGGCCGAGGCGATGGACTCCTTCCTCAACTACGTTTACACTGGACGTGCCAAAATCACCACTGAAAATGTCCAGTTTCTCTTTGAAACCTCCAGCCTCTTCCAGATCACCACACTTCGCGATGCCTGCGCTAAGTTCCTAGAGGACCAGCTGGACCCATGTAACTGCTTGGGCATCCAGCGCTTTGCAGATGCGCATTCTCTGAAGCAGCTGGCCAGCCGCTGCCGCAGTTACGCCCTGGCCAACTTCTCAGAGGTGGTTCTTCACGAGGAGTTCCTCGACCTGCATAAAGAAGAGCTGGAAGAGTACATTAACAGTGATGAGCTTTCTGTCTGTAAGGAGGAGTTTGTGTTTGAGGCAGTGATGCGTTGGGTGTACCACAGCGTGGAGAGCAGGAGGCCCATACTGAAGGCTCTGCTCCACCATGTCCGCTTGCCACTTCTGCACCCCAGCTACTTTGTTCAGACGGTGGAAGGAGACCAGCTCATCCAGACTGCCCCGGAGTGCTACCAGCTTCTCCATGAGGCCAGGCGGTACCACGTGCTTGGAAATGAAATGATGTCACCCAGAACTCGTCCACGCAG GTCGACTGGCTACACAGAGGTGATTGTGGTGGTCGGTGGCTGTGAGCGGGTGGGGGGCTTCAACCTTCCCTACACTGAATGCTATGATCCAGTCACAGGAGAATGGAAATCACTGGCAAAACTGCCCGAGTTCACCAAGTCAGAGTATGCCGTCTGTGCCCTTCGCAACGACATCCTGGTGTCAG gcgGTCGCATAAACAGCAGGGATGTGTGGATGTATAACTCCCAGCTCAACCTGTGGATCAGAGTGGCTTCTCTTAACAAAGGTCGCTGGAGACACAAGATGGGTGTACTACTGGGCAAG GTCTACGCTGTGGGTGGTTATGATGGCCAGAGCCGCCTGAGCAGTGTGGAGTGTTATGACTCCTTCTCAAACCGTTGGACAGAAGTGGCTCCCATGAAAGAAGCTGTAAGCTCTCCAGCTGTGGCCAGCTGTGCAGGCAAGCTCTTTGTCATTGGAGGAGGGCCTGACGATGAAACCTGTTCAGACAAG GTTCAGTGCTATGATCCAGAGACAGATTCCTGGTTGCTACGTGCCAACATCCCCATTGCCAAGCGTTGCATCTCAGCAGTATCTCTCAACAATCTGATCTATGTGTGCGGCGGTCTCACAAAGTCCATCTACTGCTACGACCCTGTAGAGGACTACTGGATGCATGTGGTTCAGAGCTTTAACAAACAG GAGAGCTGTGGCATGTCAGTGTGTAACGGAAAGATCTACATCCTTGGTGGCAGAGGGGAAAATGGCGACGCCACAGACACCATCCTGTGTTACGACCCAGCAACAGGCATCATCACAGGAGCAGCCACCATGCCGCGAGCCATCTCCTACCATGGTTGTGTAACCATCCACCGTTACAATGACAGATACTTCAAGtcatga
- the mterf4 gene encoding transcription termination factor 4, mitochondrial, translating into MGTRVTLHKIMRLLAVRNAACSVVCPRHFGRCFLQSRFFCSSTNQATQHNQDLNSPSGKPVTELSVRSFIDMGFTESQAEQIYESLSSVGGGVAKHVLPTLTALFVLGLNPSSAHKVLEKCPELYSVKETQLQQRISNLRKIGLVEGSLQRVVVHYPRILTVPLKRVKHVVMFLKEKCLFTSQQVTDIIRDCPAVVLEDLNQLEYKFQYVYFRMGIKQAEMVKCRLFRFSLDEVRCRHTFLERRGQYETPDKKGQTTIVNPKLDSVLNVDQDTFLTHVARASAEEYDVFKRLVSREWREEELQQGRIEPDSDGDDDSDEDEDTGGKSGYGKKRKK; encoded by the exons ATGGGGACCCGTGTTACGCTGCATAAG ATAATGCGGTTGTTGGCTGTGAGAAATGCCGCCTGCTCTGTGGTCTGTCCGCGTCACTTTGGGAGATGCTTCCTCCAGTCCAGGTTTTTCTGCTCCTCCACCAACCAGGCAACGCAGCACAATCAAGACTTGAATTCTCCGTCCGGGAAACCGGTTACTGAGCTGTCTGTGCGCTCTTTTATTGATATGGGCTTTACAGAAAGTCAAGCAGAGCAGATATACGAGTCTTTGTCCAGTGTCGGAGGAGGTGTTGCCAAACACGTCCTGCCAACCCTCACAGCTCTGTTTGTCCTGGGCCTCAACCCGTCCAGTGCACACAAAGTCCTGGAGAAATGTCCTGAACTTTACAGCGTCAAAGagacacagctgcagcagcgcATAAGTAACCTGCGGAAAATAGGCTTAGTTGAAG GCAGTCTTCAGAGAGTGGTGGTCCATTACCCCAGAATCCTGACTGTGCCCTTGAAGCGAGTAAAACATGTGGTGATGTTCCTCAAAGAGAAGTGCCTATTTACTTCCCAGCAGGTCACCGACATCATCAGAGACTGTCCAGCAGTGGTGCTGGAGGACTTGAATCAGCTGGAGTACAAATTTCAG TATGTCTACTTCAGAATGGGTATCAAACAGGCGGAGATGGTGAAGTGCCGACTTTTCCGTTTCAGTCTAGATGAGGTCCGGTGTCGACACACTTTTTTGGAGCGACGGGGCCAGTATGAAACCCCGGACAAAAAAGGACAGACAACGATCGTCAACCCCAAACTGGACAGCGTCCTTAACGTTGACCAGGACACCTTCCTCACACATGTTGCCCGGGCGTCAGCAGAGGAGTATGATGTGTTTAAAAGACTGGTATCAAGGGAGTGGCGggaagaggagctgcagcagggcaGGATTGAACCTGAtagtgatggtgatgatgacagtgatgaagatgaggatACAGGAGGAAAAAGTGGatatgggaaaaaaagaaagaagtga
- the LOC115795951 gene encoding probable G-protein coupled receptor 148: protein MTSSMQISNLTQEWVEILQKWHLDFFFIPTIVITLATLLASPVLLVCIFLSRALRQETRYLLLANTLVSDLFLILLNLTILICNAVRVPMPWLVCELVTALTVTTYCCAIFSVTLMVVDTYAAVRWPLRYRDIIPPSLTYCVLVVVWVLAAVYPFTIMIKMQVANGNSHERIVVCLVLLSFGFIQAKNTTRIYIYFFVGVLICLLLISYCYIRLYMVTRTQGIWDSRFSRARVTLLAHGVLLLLYFAPGVIFTLELFLFQKEISRDVRVWISTVNMCVFMLLPRAFAPYLYGLRYREVSDTLMLLLLHRHR from the coding sequence ATGACATCATCGATGCAGATTTCAAACCTCACACAGGAGTGGGTGGAGATCCTGCAGAAGTGgcacctggatttttttttcatccctaCAATAGTCATTACTCTTGCCACCTTGCTGGCCAGTCCTGTCCTCCTGGTGTGCATTTTCCTGTCCCGTGCCTTGCGTCAGGAGACTCGTTACCTGCTACTGGCCAACACCCTGGTCTCCGACCTGTTTTTGATCCTTCTTAACCTGACCATATTGATTTGTAATGCTGTGAGAGTGCCGATGCCCTGGTTGGTTTGTGAGCTGGTCACAGCTCTCACTGTCACCACTTACTGCTGTGCCATCTTCTCAGTCACTCTCATGGTGGTCGACACCTATGCTGCTGTTCGTTGGCCTCTCCGCTACCGTGACATTATTCCACCTTCCCTAACTTACTGCGTACTGGTAGTGGTGTGGGTGTTGGCAGCCGTATACCCTTTCACAATAATGATCAAGATGCAGGTAGCGAATGGGAATTCCCATGAAAGGATAGTTGTGTGTCTGGTTCTCCTCTCCTTCGGTTTCATTCAGGCCAAGAACACGACTAGGATCTACATCTACTTCTTTGTAGGTGTACTCATCTGTTTACTGCTTATTTCTTACTGCTACATTCGGCTATACATGGTAACAAGGACACAGGGAATCTGGGACAGTCGCTTCTCCAGGGCCAGGGTCACTCTGCTGGCCCACGGGGTTCTGCTCCTACTCTACTTTGCCCCCGGTGTCATTTTTACCCTGGAGCTCTTTCTGTTCCAGAAAGAAATAAGTCGGGATGTTCGCGTGTGGATCTCCACAGTCAATATGTGCGTTTTTATGTTACTGCCCAGGGCATTTGCTCCTTACCTGTATGGGCTCAGGTACAGGGAGGTCTCAGACACTTtaatgctgttgctgctgcatcGGCACAGGTAA
- the pask gene encoding PAS domain-containing serine/threonine-protein kinase: MSLSAENRFAAMGSIGVKGQTICVVPDFSSGHLEDDFILNRSYPCTRRPLYKERLLAFRRRYDPDSLAGDHFDVGFSVATKNLQMCSLLPVSQAGSLPHLSTMSEMEKTLFSQLMSGDFGLPGYPSPLNPNKVILTVNHKTKKVLSANEQACKLFECTTEELIGKKLHSLLKKTSQVLEEALEEDFPLVDGTVAVASGKVVDAVTLSGEVPVSVYTYRESQNENHLLLIMENVERVSAFLSFSKDGSILTCDLAFAHLHGYHHPEELKGVCVNKLIPSLQIPLHSHALPKMLRVQRVCGRSRGGAAVPLCVKLQGAVQCGKHQPNGTGYIYLNDSLDVSSSSDVNADSTVSPALEYSGTVWVFSPVSGLLLLRTDGSIVSIHNHLALSLFGYSKDELLGKNVTFLMPGFYEWMSDSDRKARSFPDSHAEVPKSPAASRISGKCDPSSLVAGDMAMVHRAALDRTSAGRGRIFTGTSTMLDKQGSALSTLSPPAVTSTRVVTANNTAELMEEAAQVAPYSSQIDSMDTTQALLKTFAWVELPDEDTCCSIPTKPSHQNRERQLANEVQGKYEPATENIPDIPAENGHVVKINEKPPDVGKDHCSRASVFEDSSYEVISMESGSSGFCENFAGHGGSDPAQAECSAQVVDSASVFLDLNSNGDLVTQALADLDLNGSIEPLSGEGHNNDNEHSVTSCDTAELLRTPSPCVILSDQEPESDGPAVTAVEARNNSSEELEKHKGEQVHWAAVSAIHQGNCQEGCEQVNTGIQSLTDMPATSTPKKQKVYGHKKSSEATCIVEGQFEGSGYHRDGTRIDVLCDVCRTNLPDGSFIFSVWLCRLNQQGALSQTDQSLHNQTGGSLGEKIVEASQGNALRSTMDLEQSKACDGQFEEEYKPIKAVGKGAFGFVWKAVRRCDGQEVIVKFISKARIVSDCWVDDPMLGRVSQEIAILTRVQHHNIVKVLEVFENGSYFQMVMEKHGDGLDLFEFIDMQPRLDEPLASYIFRQLVAAVFYLRTKKILHRDIKDENIIIDTCFHIRLIDFGSAAIMAPGKLFYNFCGTLEYCSPEVLQGNPYEGPELEMWSLGVLLYTLLFSENPFCDVGEILDAKLNPPYHLSPELDDVLHGLLDPEPTQRMTLDQLLLQPWISQPISLSEYSWAEVVPETQSCCSPQHQESSPKAYIRQSSVSELEDDTLPEEEDEDERLSIAALKSELHRYLLEG, from the exons ATGTCGCTGTCAGCTGAGAATCGTTTTGCGGCTATGGGAAGCATCGGTGTTAAAGGACAGACTATTTGTGTGGTTCCCGACTTCTCTTCTGGTCACCTGGAAGATGACTTTATCCTGAATAGGTCCTACCCATGTACTCGGAGACCTCTGTACAAGGAGAGGCTTTTAGCCTTTCGGCGTCGTTATGATCCTGATTCCCTGGCAG GTGATCATTTTGATGTTGGCTTTTCTGTGGCCACAAAAAATCTTCAGATGTGTAGTTTGCTTCCTGTGTCCCAAGCTGGTTCCTTGCCACACCTGTCCACTAtgtcagagatggagaagacCCTCTTCAGTCAGCTGATGTCTGGAGATTTTGGCCTGCCAGGGTATCCCTCTCCCCTCAACCCAAACAAAGTCATTCTAACAGTCAACCATAAAACTAAAAAG gtttTGTCAGCAAATGAGCAAGCCTGCAAGCTGTTTGAGTGCACGACCGAGGAGCTGATTGGAAAAAAACTGCACTCCCTCTTAAAGAAAACCAGTCAGGTCCTGGAAGAAGCACTGGAAGAGGATTTTCCACTAGTTGATGGGACTGTTGCTGTAGCATCTGGAAAAGTG gTGGATGCAGTGACATTATCTGGAGAGGTGCCAGTGTCAGTGTACACCTACAGAGAGTCACAGAATGAAAACCACCTCCTTCTCATAATGGAAAATGTGGAAAGGGTGTCTGCCTTTTTGTCCTTTTCAAAAGAT gGCAGTATCCTAACCTGTGACTTGGCATTTGCCCATCTCCATGGATACCATCATCCTGAGGAGTTAaaaggagtgtgtgtgaataagCTAATCCCCTCTTTACAAATCCCCCTCCACAGTCATGCATTGCCCAAA ATGCTGAGGGTTCAGCGAGTGTGTGGTAGAAGCAGAGGCGGTGCAGCAGTCCCACTGTGTGTCAAACTTCAAGGGGCAGTGCAGTGTGGGAAACACCAACCTAATGGGACTGGCTACATTTACCTCAATGATAGCCTTGATGTATCATCCTCATCAG ATGTCAACGCGGACAGCACTGTCAGCCCAGCACTGGAATACTCTGGAACAGTTTGGGTGTTCTCTCCTGTCAGCGGTCTCCTTCTGCTCCGCACTGATGGTTCAATCGTTAGCATCCACAACCACCTGGCCCTCAGTCTGTTTGGCTACAGCAAGGACGAGCTGCTGGGGAAG AACGTCACTTTCCTGATGCCTGGTTTCTATGAATGGATGTCGGACTCAGACAGAAAGGCCAGATCCTTCCCTGATTCTCATGCAGAGGTCCCTAAAAGTCCAGCAGCATCCAGAATATCAGGAAAATGTG ACCCTTCCTCACTGGTGGCTGGAGACATGGCCATGGTGCACCGAGCTGCCCTGGACAGGACTTCAGCAGGGAGGGGCAGGATCTTCACTGGCACCAGCACGATGCTGGATAAACAAGGCAGTGCTCTGTCTACCCTCTCCCCTCCCGCTGTCACTTCAACACGTGTGGTTAC GGCCAATAACACTGCAGAACTGATGGAAGAAGCAGCTCAAGTGGCTCCATATAGCAGCCAGATAGACAGCATGGATACCACTCAGGCACTCCTCAAGACATTTGCCTGGGTGGAACTTCCAGATGAAGACACCTGTTGCTCCATTCCCACCAAACCATCACACCAAAACAGAGAACGGCAGCTGGCCAATGAGGTTCAGGGAAAGTATGAACCTGCCACTGAGAATATCCCAG ACATTCCTGCTGAGAATGGACATGTTGTTAAGATCAATGAGAAACCACCTGACGTAGGAAAAGACCACTGCTCACGTGCCTCTGTTTTTGAGGACTCGAGCTATGAGGTCATCTCAATGGAGAGCGG ATCTTCTGGCTTCTGTGAAAATTTTGCTGGCCATGGTGGTTCTGATCCAGCCCAAGCAGAGTGCTCGGCTCAAGTAGTGGACTCAGCCAGTGTTTTTCTGGACCTCAACAGCAATGGTGATCTGGTTACCCAGGCCCTAGCTGACCTAGACCTGAACGGTAGTATAGAGCCGCTCAGTGGTGAAGGACACAACAATGACAACGAACACTCGGTGACCTCGTGCGATACAGCCGAGCTCCTGCGGACTCCCTCCCCATGTGTGATATTGTCTGACCAGGAACCAGAGTCCGATGGGCCTGCGGTCACTGCTGTGGAGGCCAGAAACAATTCAAGTGAAGAACTTGAAAAGCACAAGGGTGAGCAGGTTCACTGGGCAGCTGTCTCTGCAATTCATCAAGGAAACTGCCAAGAGGGCTGTGAACAAGTGAATACTGGGATTCAGTCGCTGACAGATATGCCTGCCACATCAACTCCCAAAAAACAGAAGGTGTATGGACACAAAAAGTCCTCAGAGGCTACGTGTATAGTGGAGGGGCAGTTTGAAGGAAGTGGATACCACAGAGATGGCACAAGAATAG ATGTGCTGTGTGATGTGTGCAGGACGAACCTCCCTGATGGAAGCTTTATTTTCTCCGTGTGGCTGTGTAGACTCAACCAGCAGGGGGCGTTGTCGCAGACCGATCAATCACTGCACAACCAAACAGGAGGCAGTCTAGGAGAG AAAATTGTTGAGGCCAGTCAAGGCAACGCATTGCGTTCTACCATGGACCTTGAGCAGTCTAAAGCCTGCGATGGACAGTTTGAAGAAGAGTACAAGCCGATCAAAGCTGTTGGTAAAGGAGCCTTTGGATTTGTCTGGAAGGCAGTAAGGCGCTGTGATGGACAAGAA GTGATTGTGAAGTTCATCAGCAAGGCCAGAATAGTGAGCGACTGCTGGGTAGATGACCCAATGTTGGGACGGGTGAGCCAGGAGATCGCCATACTGACACGAGTGCAGCACCATAACATTGTTAAG GTGCTGGAGGTGTTTGAGAATGGGAGTTACTTTCAGATGGTGATGGAGAAACACGGCGATGGCTTGGACCTTTTTGAGTTCATAGACATGCAGCCGAGGTTGGATGAGCCCCTTGCCAGCTACATATTCAGACAG CTTGTGGCAGCTGTCTTCTATCTGAGGACTAAGAAAATTCTTCACAGGGACATAAAAGATGAGAACATCATAATCGACACGTGTTTTCACATTCGACTGATAGACTTTGGCTCTGCTGCTATAATGGCTCCTGGGAAACTCTTTTATAATTTCTGTGGCACACTGGAGTACTGCTCTCCAGAGGTGCTACAGGGAAATCC CTATGAGGGTCCAGAGCTGGAGATGTGGTCTCTGGGGGTTTTGCTCTACACACTGCTTTTCAGTGAGAACCCCTTCTGTGATGTGGGTGAGATCCTGGATGCCAAACTAAATCCCCCATACCATCTCTCTCCAG AGCTGGATGATGTGTTACATGGGCTGTTGGACCCTGAGCCAACTCAGAGAATGACTTTagaccagctgctgctgcagccctggATCAGCCAGCCCATTTCTTTATCAGAGTACAGCTGGGCAGAGGTGGTTCCTGAAACTCAGAGCTGCT gctcACCACAGCATCAAGAATCCAGTCCTAAGGCTTATATCAGGCAGAGCTCAGTTTCAGAGCTTGAAGATGACACTCTGCccgaggaggaagatgaggatgagAGGTTGTCAATTGCAGCCCTGAAATCTGAGCTCCATCGGTACCTCCTTGAGGGTTAA